A single region of the Lactobacillus isalae genome encodes:
- the xerC gene encoding tyrosine recombinase XerC yields MSKENDKLIKQFQDYLNYERNYSKNTVSSYLNDLDEAKQFFKENGGFSGWGQVKSRDVEIFLQSLASQKRSRTTQARKMSSLRSFYRFLVKREVLEIDPMQTISLRLGEKRLPQFFYEKEMRQVFDSLVGHDKLVVRNRAMFELFYATGMRLSEMASLKLDQIDFDLKIILVHGKGNKDRYVPFGKDAFDALKEYRDTARPALLDQNKDLGYVFLNNRGQRLTGRGIEYIMQQVFIKAGVGGKVHPHMLRHSFATEMLNNGADLRSVQELLGHESLSTTQIYTHVTMKHLQADYQKFFPRKDKKDEA; encoded by the coding sequence ATGTCTAAAGAAAATGATAAATTAATCAAACAATTTCAGGATTACTTGAACTATGAACGCAATTATAGTAAAAATACTGTAAGCTCTTACTTAAATGACTTAGATGAAGCTAAGCAATTTTTTAAAGAAAATGGAGGCTTTAGCGGCTGGGGCCAAGTTAAAAGTCGCGATGTCGAAATTTTTTTACAAAGTTTAGCTAGTCAAAAGAGGTCCAGAACAACCCAGGCACGTAAGATGTCGAGCTTGAGATCTTTTTATCGCTTTCTCGTTAAGCGAGAAGTATTAGAAATTGATCCCATGCAGACGATTAGTTTGAGATTGGGCGAGAAGAGACTACCACAGTTCTTTTATGAAAAAGAGATGCGGCAAGTCTTTGATAGTCTTGTCGGACATGACAAGCTGGTAGTGAGAAATCGCGCAATGTTTGAACTTTTTTACGCGACAGGGATGCGTTTAAGTGAGATGGCATCTTTGAAGCTAGATCAGATTGATTTTGATTTAAAGATTATCTTAGTTCATGGGAAGGGTAATAAAGATCGCTATGTTCCTTTTGGAAAAGATGCATTTGATGCTTTAAAAGAATATCGTGATACTGCCCGGCCGGCTTTGCTTGATCAAAATAAAGACTTAGGCTATGTATTTTTAAATAATCGCGGGCAAAGGTTAACTGGTCGCGGAATTGAATATATTATGCAGCAAGTCTTCATTAAGGCTGGAGTTGGTGGAAAGGTTCATCCCCATATGCTTAGACACTCTTTTGCAACTGAAATGCTTAATAATGGAGCTGACCTACGGAGTGTCCAAGAATTATTGGGACATGAGTCCTTATCAACAACGCAAATTTATACGCATGTTACGATGAAACATTTACAAGCAGATTATCAAAAATTTTTCCCAAGAAAAGATAAGAAAGACGAGGCATAA
- the ylqF gene encoding ribosome biogenesis GTPase YlqF yields MATIQWYPGHMNKAKNQLEDNLDLIDVLIEVLDARLPVSSRNPMIGQLTKKKPHIIILNKSDLADPIQTKKWTRYYQDEGNFVISMDAQHNTNMTSLFKIIKLAGKEKTDKLIAKGASNPMIRVAIAGIPNCGKSTIINRMVGRNAAIVGDKPGVTRGQSWLKTKTNVQILDTPGILWPKFSDQEVGYKLAACGAIKADIFHPDDVALFVIEFLKQNYEKDLAKFAQASSEELENMSNPDLLLAMTNKYGMRDDYDKFSLFMLQRLRKGKLGRITFDLR; encoded by the coding sequence ATGGCAACTATTCAATGGTATCCAGGACATATGAATAAGGCTAAAAATCAACTTGAAGATAATTTAGACTTAATTGATGTTTTAATTGAAGTGTTAGATGCACGTTTACCAGTTTCTTCTCGTAATCCAATGATTGGACAATTAACGAAGAAGAAACCTCATATTATTATTTTGAATAAGTCTGATCTAGCCGATCCAATTCAGACTAAAAAATGGACTCGTTATTATCAAGACGAGGGTAATTTTGTAATCTCGATGGATGCTCAGCATAATACGAATATGACTAGTCTATTTAAGATTATTAAGTTAGCTGGCAAGGAAAAGACCGATAAGTTAATTGCTAAGGGTGCATCAAACCCAATGATTCGAGTAGCTATTGCTGGTATTCCAAACTGCGGAAAATCAACAATCATTAATCGAATGGTTGGGAGAAATGCCGCAATTGTTGGTGATAAGCCAGGCGTCACTCGTGGTCAAAGTTGGTTAAAGACCAAGACAAATGTTCAAATATTAGACACGCCAGGAATTTTATGGCCAAAGTTTTCCGATCAAGAAGTAGGTTATAAGCTTGCTGCCTGTGGAGCAATTAAGGCTGATATTTTTCATCCAGATGATGTAGCCTTATTTGTAATTGAATTTTTGAAGCAAAATTATGAAAAAGATCTGGCTAAATTTGCGCAAGCAAGTAGTGAAGAACTTGAAAATATGTCTAATCCAGACTTATTGTTAGCTATGACTAATAAATATGGTATGAGAGATGACTACGACAAGTTTTCACTCTTTATGCTTCAACGCTTACGTAAAGGAAAACTGGGAAGGATTACGTTTGATCTTCGATGA
- the trmFO gene encoding methylenetetrahydrofolate--tRNA-(uracil(54)-C(5))-methyltransferase (FADH(2)-oxidizing) TrmFO: protein MVKNVTVIGGGLAGSEAAWQLAKRGIEVNLYEMRPKKNTPAHETANFAELVCTNSMRSNQLSNAVGLLKEEMRQLDSLIMKAADETAVPAGGALAVDRDKFSSVVTQTLKDLPNVHVHEEEITEIPKEGITIIATGPLTSDTLAEQIKEFCGTDSLHFFDAAAPIVAASSIDRDIVYKKSRYDKGEAAYLNCPMTKEEFYNFYKNLVGAETATLHGFEDKNVFEGCMPIEVMAKRGEKTMLFGPLKPVGLEDPKTGKTPYAVVQLRQDNAASTMYNIVGFQTHLKYGEQKRVFSMIPGLENAKFVRYGKMHRNTYIASPEVLNANYEARKQPGLFFAGQMTGVEGYVESAGSGLVAGINAAREALGEETLVFPKSTALGSMAHYITTTSAKHFQPMNASYALLPKLDYKVRNKQERHLEISKRALKDLEAFKEEKKLD from the coding sequence ATGGTAAAGAATGTAACCGTAATTGGCGGAGGTCTTGCAGGAAGTGAAGCTGCATGGCAATTAGCTAAACGTGGCATCGAAGTAAATTTATATGAAATGCGACCAAAGAAGAATACGCCTGCTCATGAAACTGCAAATTTTGCGGAATTAGTATGTACTAATTCAATGAGATCTAACCAACTTTCAAACGCCGTTGGTTTATTAAAAGAAGAGATGCGTCAGCTTGATTCTTTAATTATGAAGGCAGCTGATGAGACAGCAGTTCCTGCTGGTGGAGCGTTAGCAGTTGATAGAGATAAGTTCAGCTCGGTAGTAACTCAGACCTTAAAAGACTTGCCAAATGTGCATGTTCACGAAGAAGAAATTACTGAGATACCAAAAGAGGGCATTACAATTATTGCAACTGGTCCGTTAACATCCGATACTTTGGCTGAGCAAATCAAAGAATTTTGTGGCACTGATTCACTTCATTTCTTTGATGCGGCTGCGCCAATTGTTGCTGCAAGCTCAATTGATCGTGACATTGTTTATAAAAAATCTCGCTATGACAAAGGTGAAGCTGCTTACTTAAACTGCCCAATGACTAAGGAAGAATTCTATAATTTCTATAAAAACTTAGTCGGGGCAGAAACAGCTACTTTGCATGGTTTTGAAGATAAAAATGTCTTTGAAGGCTGCATGCCAATTGAAGTTATGGCTAAAAGAGGAGAAAAAACTATGCTCTTTGGCCCACTTAAGCCGGTTGGTTTAGAGGATCCTAAGACAGGAAAAACTCCATATGCAGTTGTGCAATTGCGTCAAGACAATGCAGCAAGCACGATGTACAATATCGTTGGTTTCCAAACCCACCTGAAATATGGCGAGCAAAAGAGAGTCTTTTCAATGATTCCAGGTCTTGAAAACGCAAAATTCGTACGCTACGGCAAGATGCACCGCAATACTTACATTGCTAGTCCGGAAGTTTTAAATGCAAACTATGAAGCTAGAAAACAACCTGGTTTATTTTTTGCTGGACAAATGACTGGCGTTGAAGGTTATGTTGAAAGTGCAGGATCTGGGTTAGTTGCTGGGATTAATGCAGCTAGAGAGGCTTTAGGTGAAGAAACATTAGTCTTTCCGAAGTCAACAGCCTTAGGTTCAATGGCCCACTATATTACAACTACTAGTGCTAAGCACTTCCAACCAATGAATGCATCTTATGCTCTTTTACCAAAATTAGATTACAAGGTTAGAAATAAGCAAGAAAGACACTTGGAAATTTCTAAGCGAGCATTGAAAGATCTTGAAGCATTTAAGGAAGAAAAGAAGCTTGATTAA
- the topA gene encoding type I DNA topoisomerase has product MPTKRKNKKNLVIVESPHKAKTIEKYLGRNYHVIASKGHIRDLPKSQMGVDVDHDYQPKYISIRGKGDTIKELKSEAKKAKYVYLASDPDREGEAIAWHVAHALNLDPKEHNRVAFNEITKDAVKNAFKNPRTIDMDIVDAQQARRVLDRLVGYSISPILWQKVKKGLSAGRVQSIALKLVIDRENEIKNFKPEEYWTIDADFEKGKEKFKGAFYGIKGKKQELPDNEAVQDVLKRIDKRKNFEVTKVVKKERRRQPAAPFTTSTMQQEANKRLGYRTRRTMRIAQSLYEGVNLGKGSVGLITYMRTDSKRIANVAKHEASKFIHEEYGENYAAIKPQHFKNDADAQDAHEAIRPTSAFRTPASVKEYLTTEEYRLYTLIWSRFIASQMTPAVYDTVRADIEQNDVTFRTTGSKLKFAGFTKVYDNQKEKSNELPELNEGDKVKLKKTDDRQHFTQPPARYTEASLVRALEENGVGRPSTYAPTIDTIQKRYYVKLEGRSIVPTELGEIVDKLIEEFFPDIVNVDFTAQLENDLDGVEVGKKNWIKVVDEYYKPFSKELAKADQQIEKVQIKDEPAGFNCDICGAPMVIKMGRYGKFYACSRFPDCRNTKPIVKKVGVTCPKCGKGEVIEKKSKRNRKFYGCSRYPDCDFVSWDQPIGRNCPNDGHFLVQKKNKKGLVILCPNGDYREEPEEN; this is encoded by the coding sequence ATGCCTACTAAACGAAAAAATAAAAAGAATTTAGTTATTGTCGAATCGCCTCACAAGGCTAAGACAATTGAAAAATATTTAGGTAGAAATTATCATGTTATCGCTTCAAAAGGTCATATTCGTGATTTACCCAAGTCCCAAATGGGAGTTGATGTAGACCATGATTATCAACCAAAATATATTTCCATTCGTGGAAAAGGCGATACGATTAAAGAATTAAAAAGTGAAGCTAAAAAGGCTAAATACGTTTATCTTGCTTCCGACCCCGATCGTGAAGGAGAAGCTATTGCTTGGCATGTTGCGCATGCTTTGAACTTAGATCCTAAAGAGCATAACCGAGTTGCCTTTAATGAAATTACTAAAGACGCTGTTAAAAATGCCTTTAAGAATCCACGAACAATTGATATGGATATCGTTGATGCTCAACAAGCACGTCGTGTTCTTGATCGTTTGGTTGGTTATTCAATCAGTCCAATTTTGTGGCAAAAGGTTAAGAAAGGCTTGTCTGCTGGACGTGTTCAGTCAATTGCCTTGAAGTTAGTAATTGATCGCGAAAACGAAATTAAAAACTTTAAGCCAGAAGAATATTGGACAATTGATGCTGATTTTGAAAAAGGCAAGGAAAAGTTCAAGGGTGCCTTTTATGGCATTAAAGGTAAAAAGCAAGAATTGCCAGATAATGAAGCAGTTCAGGATGTTTTAAAACGCATTGATAAGCGGAAGAACTTTGAAGTTACAAAGGTAGTCAAAAAGGAAAGAAGACGTCAGCCTGCAGCTCCATTTACTACTTCCACTATGCAACAAGAAGCTAACAAACGTTTAGGCTATCGTACTCGTCGAACAATGAGAATTGCTCAATCTCTTTATGAAGGTGTTAACCTTGGTAAAGGATCGGTCGGTTTAATTACTTATATGCGTACTGATTCTAAGCGTATTGCTAATGTTGCTAAGCATGAAGCTTCAAAATTCATCCATGAAGAATATGGCGAAAATTACGCTGCAATTAAGCCGCAACATTTTAAAAATGATGCTGATGCTCAAGATGCGCACGAAGCAATTCGTCCAACTTCAGCTTTCAGAACGCCAGCTTCAGTCAAAGAATATTTAACAACTGAAGAATATCGTCTCTACACTTTGATTTGGTCAAGATTTATTGCCAGTCAAATGACACCAGCTGTTTACGATACAGTAAGAGCTGATATTGAACAAAATGATGTAACCTTTAGAACAACTGGTTCAAAACTTAAGTTTGCTGGTTTTACCAAAGTTTACGATAATCAAAAAGAAAAGAGCAATGAATTGCCTGAATTAAATGAAGGCGATAAGGTTAAGCTTAAAAAGACTGATGATCGTCAGCACTTTACTCAACCACCAGCAAGATATACTGAAGCTAGCTTGGTTCGAGCACTTGAAGAAAACGGTGTTGGTCGTCCATCAACTTATGCGCCAACAATTGATACGATTCAAAAACGTTACTATGTAAAACTTGAAGGTAGATCAATTGTACCAACTGAGTTAGGTGAAATTGTTGACAAGTTAATTGAGGAATTCTTTCCAGATATTGTTAATGTTGATTTCACTGCTCAACTTGAAAACGATCTTGATGGCGTTGAAGTAGGAAAGAAGAACTGGATTAAGGTAGTAGATGAATACTACAAGCCATTTTCTAAAGAATTAGCTAAGGCTGATCAACAAATTGAAAAGGTTCAAATTAAAGATGAACCAGCTGGTTTTAATTGCGATATTTGTGGGGCACCAATGGTTATCAAGATGGGCCGCTATGGTAAGTTCTATGCCTGCTCACGTTTCCCAGACTGCCGTAATACTAAGCCAATTGTTAAAAAGGTCGGCGTAACTTGTCCTAAGTGTGGCAAAGGCGAAGTTATCGAAAAGAAGTCTAAGCGTAATCGTAAGTTCTATGGTTGTTCTCGCTATCCAGATTGTGACTTTGTATCTTGGGATCAACCAATTGGTCGTAATTGTCCAAATGATGGTCATTTTTTAGTTCAAAAGAAGAATAAGAAGGGCTTAGTCATTCTTTGTCCAAACGGCGATTATCGTGAAGAGCCAGAAGAAAATTAA
- a CDS encoding ribonuclease HII — MTITEIKNLLQGEVSDKQLDELKADERKGVQKLLISYEKRQAKLAQARAQFQNRFSYEQEFWQKNQLVAGVDEVGRGPLAGPVVTAAVILPHDFDLIDVNDSKKLSPKKRQALFPKILEKAVSVSVGLANNDVIDRINIYEADRVAMAHAVQGLKVKPDALLVDAMNVPLNIPQVKLIHGDAKSNSIAAASIVAKVFRDNLMDAYGEVYPEYDFKHNAGYGTREHMEALKKYGPTPIHRRSFAPVSEYEK, encoded by the coding sequence ATGACCATTACTGAAATAAAAAACTTACTTCAAGGAGAAGTAAGTGACAAACAACTAGATGAATTAAAAGCTGACGAAAGAAAAGGCGTCCAAAAGCTCTTAATTAGCTACGAAAAAAGACAGGCTAAGCTTGCACAAGCTCGTGCTCAGTTTCAAAATCGTTTTTCTTATGAACAGGAATTTTGGCAAAAAAATCAGCTTGTCGCTGGAGTAGATGAAGTAGGCAGAGGACCACTAGCTGGTCCTGTAGTTACTGCGGCAGTTATTTTGCCACACGATTTTGATTTAATTGATGTTAATGACTCAAAGAAACTTTCTCCTAAGAAAAGACAGGCACTTTTTCCAAAAATATTAGAAAAAGCTGTCAGCGTTAGCGTCGGATTAGCTAATAATGACGTGATCGATAGAATCAATATTTATGAAGCAGATCGCGTGGCAATGGCGCATGCAGTTCAAGGCTTAAAAGTTAAGCCAGATGCTTTATTAGTTGATGCGATGAATGTGCCTTTAAATATTCCGCAAGTTAAATTAATTCATGGGGATGCTAAGTCTAATTCAATTGCCGCTGCTAGTATCGTAGCCAAGGTGTTTCGTGATAATTTAATGGATGCTTATGGTGAAGTTTACCCAGAATATGACTTTAAACATAATGCAGGATACGGAACGCGCGAACACATGGAAGCTTTGAAAAAGTATGGTCCAACCCCAATTCACCGTCGATCTTTTGCTCCAGTTAGCGAATACGAAAAATAA
- the hslU gene encoding ATP-dependent protease ATPase subunit HslU, protein MTEEKTPKQIVELLDKYIIGQNEAKKSVAVALYNRYRRLQLPKQMQQDITPKNMLMAGPTGVGKTEIARRLAKIVDAPFVKVEATKFTEVGYVGRDVESMVRDLVEEAVRMEEKDQFERVKLQATKKANNRLVKLIVPGIKRENRENSMQQMMQMLSGNFNMNQPQDNEEVTDDIRNERLSVADQLNKGLLENREVTIEVEQAPKVNPMGDMMGQMGIDMSSLMGDLMPKKTVKRTLKVSDAREVLIQEESKKLINYDSLYQRAIERTQQNGIIFIDEIDKITAGNKKTSGEVSREGVQRDILPIVEGSTVSTKYGPVSTDHILFIAAGAFAESKPSDLIPELQGRFPIRVELNALTQEDFVKILKDPQNSLLKQYIALLKADGIKLVFTQEAIDRIAQIAFEVNQGTDNIGARRLATILEKLLEDVLYEGPDMNMGEITITQKYVDQKLSDIIINKDLTKFIL, encoded by the coding sequence TTGACTGAAGAAAAAACTCCAAAACAAATTGTAGAATTACTTGATAAATATATTATTGGCCAAAACGAAGCTAAAAAATCTGTTGCGGTAGCTCTATATAACCGCTACCGTCGTTTGCAGCTACCTAAGCAAATGCAACAAGATATTACGCCAAAGAACATGTTAATGGCTGGTCCTACTGGTGTTGGTAAGACAGAAATTGCCCGTCGTTTGGCTAAAATTGTTGACGCACCATTTGTAAAGGTTGAAGCAACTAAGTTTACTGAAGTGGGTTACGTTGGACGCGATGTTGAATCGATGGTCCGTGATTTAGTTGAAGAAGCTGTTCGCATGGAAGAAAAAGACCAATTCGAACGTGTTAAGCTTCAAGCAACTAAAAAGGCTAATAACCGTTTAGTTAAATTGATTGTGCCAGGTATTAAGCGTGAAAACCGTGAAAACTCGATGCAGCAAATGATGCAAATGCTTTCTGGTAACTTCAATATGAATCAGCCACAAGACAATGAAGAAGTAACTGATGATATTCGTAATGAACGTCTGAGCGTAGCTGATCAACTTAATAAGGGCTTGCTTGAAAATCGTGAAGTTACAATTGAAGTTGAACAAGCACCAAAGGTTAACCCAATGGGCGATATGATGGGCCAAATGGGAATTGATATGTCGAGCTTGATGGGTGACTTAATGCCTAAGAAGACAGTTAAGCGTACTTTAAAGGTTTCAGATGCACGTGAAGTTTTAATTCAAGAAGAGTCAAAGAAGTTAATTAACTATGATTCTCTCTATCAACGCGCTATTGAACGTACCCAACAAAACGGAATTATCTTTATCGACGAAATTGATAAGATTACTGCTGGTAACAAGAAGACTTCTGGTGAAGTTTCTCGTGAGGGTGTACAAAGAGATATCTTGCCAATCGTTGAAGGATCAACTGTTTCTACTAAGTATGGTCCTGTATCAACTGACCACATTCTCTTTATTGCAGCGGGTGCTTTTGCTGAGAGCAAGCCAAGCGATTTAATTCCAGAATTGCAAGGTCGTTTTCCAATCCGTGTTGAATTAAATGCCTTAACTCAAGAAGATTTTGTCAAGATTTTGAAGGATCCTCAAAACTCACTTTTGAAGCAATATATTGCACTTCTTAAGGCTGATGGCATTAAATTGGTCTTCACTCAAGAAGCAATTGATCGTATCGCTCAAATTGCCTTTGAAGTAAACCAAGGAACTGACAATATCGGTGCCCGTCGTTTAGCTACTATCTTAGAAAAATTACTTGAAGATGTGCTTTACGAAGGTCCAGATATGAACATGGGTGAAATTACAATTACTCAAAAGTATGTTGACCAAAAATTGAGTGATATAATTATTAATAAAGACTTAACAAAATTTATTTTGTAA
- the hslV gene encoding ATP-dependent protease subunit HslV → MTTICSVRYNNQTAIAGDGQVTLGEKVIAKATAKKIRRIYHDQVVIGFAGGVADAVSLQDMLEGKLETYSGDLRRAAVEMAQSWRKDPTLAKLQAMVIAFNDKDLLLISGNGEVLEPDEDVVAIGSGGNFAQAAAIAMTRHSNGMSASEIAKEAVKIASGIDVFTDDHITTDEI, encoded by the coding sequence ATGACAACAATTTGTTCTGTTAGATATAACAACCAAACTGCCATCGCAGGTGATGGTCAAGTTACTTTAGGCGAAAAGGTAATCGCTAAAGCAACTGCTAAAAAAATTAGAAGAATATACCATGATCAAGTAGTAATTGGCTTTGCCGGCGGTGTTGCAGATGCAGTGAGCTTGCAAGATATGCTTGAAGGCAAGCTTGAAACTTACTCAGGTGACTTACGTAGAGCCGCTGTTGAAATGGCACAAAGCTGGAGAAAGGATCCAACTTTAGCTAAATTACAAGCTATGGTAATTGCTTTTAACGATAAGGATCTATTATTAATTTCTGGTAATGGTGAAGTTCTTGAACCAGATGAAGATGTGGTAGCTATTGGTTCAGGTGGTAATTTTGCACAAGCAGCAGCCATTGCAATGACTCGCCACAGCAATGGAATGAGCGCAAGTGAAATTGCAAAAGAAGCAGTTAAGATTGCTTCTGGAATTGATGTCTTTACTGATGACCACATTACTACTGATGAAATCTAG
- the dprA gene encoding DNA-processing protein DprA, producing the protein MNLKEFCLRLKLQKGIGITTLGKIVENFTASEEITVDKIESLQLKSNIKNLVLAAMKNDKFNFWIERIELQCDVVTIFDSIYPGKLREMYNAPTILFTRGDLSLLKKEITTRVGARQPTSYSRFVLKQLIPQLIEQDFVIASGLARGVDGITHRETLNNHGKTIAVVGNGLNHFYPQENRKLQEEIVANGLLISEYLPDTPPRPYRFPERNRILAGLSKNIIVTEARKRSGSLITANIALEENRNIFAVPGPVSSPLSEGPNELIAAGAYPLVNADFKNLL; encoded by the coding sequence ATGAATTTAAAAGAATTTTGTTTGAGACTAAAGTTGCAAAAAGGTATCGGAATTACAACTTTAGGAAAAATTGTAGAAAATTTCACTGCTAGCGAAGAAATAACAGTTGACAAAATAGAAAGTTTACAATTAAAATCAAATATCAAAAATCTTGTATTAGCTGCAATGAAAAATGATAAATTTAATTTTTGGATTGAGAGAATCGAATTACAGTGCGATGTAGTTACTATCTTTGATTCGATTTATCCAGGCAAACTCCGTGAGATGTATAATGCGCCGACAATTCTTTTTACTAGGGGAGATTTATCCTTGCTTAAAAAAGAAATTACGACTAGAGTTGGCGCAAGACAGCCCACAAGCTATAGCCGCTTTGTTTTGAAACAGTTAATTCCGCAGCTAATAGAGCAGGATTTTGTCATTGCTAGTGGGTTAGCGCGTGGAGTTGATGGAATTACTCATCGAGAAACGTTAAATAACCATGGTAAGACAATTGCTGTGGTTGGGAATGGACTTAATCATTTCTATCCGCAAGAAAATAGGAAATTGCAAGAAGAAATTGTGGCTAATGGCTTATTAATTAGCGAATATTTGCCAGATACTCCGCCGCGTCCTTATAGATTCCCTGAACGAAACCGTATCCTTGCGGGATTAAGTAAAAATATTATTGTCACTGAAGCCAGAAAAAGATCAGGCTCTTTAATAACTGCAAATATTGCTTTAGAAGAAAATCGAAATATTTTTGCAGTTCCTGGCCCTGTTTCTAGTCCCTTATCTGAAGGGCCTAATGAGTTGATTGCAGCAGGTGCTTATCCACTAGTTAATGCTGACTTTAAAAACTTACTTTAG